From a region of the Osmia lignaria lignaria isolate PbOS001 chromosome 1, iyOsmLign1, whole genome shotgun sequence genome:
- the Prosalpha7 gene encoding proteasome alpha7 subunit translates to MSSIGTGYDLSASQFSPDGRVFQVEYAQKAVENGGTVIGLRGKDGIVFAVEKIVTSKLYEPGTNKRIFNIDQHVGMAVSGLISDARQIVEIARTEASSYKSQYGVGIPLKYLNERVSMYMHAYTLYSAVRPYGCSVIIGAYEHDGPTMYMIDPSAVSYGYYGCAVGKAKQSAKTEIEKLKLSDMTCNDLVKEAARIIYLVHDELKDKQFKLEMSWVGKHTNGRHECVPADIKADAEAKAKQAMAEDSDSDTEDM, encoded by the exons ATGAGTTCCATAGGTACAGGG TATGACTTGTCTGCCTCTCAATTTTCACCGGACGGACGGGTGTTTCAAGTTGAATACGCTCAGAAAGCTGTCGAAAACGGAGG AACAGTCATAGGATTACGCGGAAAGGATGGCATTGTATTTGCAGTTGAAAAGATAGTTACATCAAAGCTCTATGAGCCTGGCACCAATAAAAGAATATTCAACATAGATCAGCATGTTGGCATGGCTGTTTCTGGTTTGATTTCTGATGCAAGACAGATTGTAGAGATTGCAAGAACTGAAGCATCCAGTTATAAGTCTCAGTATGGAGTTGGTATTCCCTTGAAGTATTTGAATGAAAGGGTCTCCATGTACATGCACGCGTACACTTTATATTCAGCAGTAAGGCCTTATGGCTGTTCTGTGATTATTGGTGCTTATGAGCATGATGGGCCTACCATGTACATGATAGATCCTTCTGCAGTATCATATGGATACTATGGTTGTGCTGTTG GCAAAGCAAAACAATCAGCCAAGACAGAAATCGAAAAGTTGAAGCTATCAGACATGACCTGCAATGATTTAGTCAAAGAAGCGGCACGTATCATCTACCTCGTTCACGACGAATTAAAAGATAAACAATTTAAACTTGAAATGAGCTGGGTAGGCAAGCATACAAATGGAAGGCACGAGTGTGTACCAGCGGATATAAAGGCCGATGCCGAAGCAAAAGCCAAGCAGGCAATGGCAGAAGATTCAGACAGTGACACAGAAGATATGTAA
- the LOC117606079 gene encoding uncharacterized protein LOC117606079 yields the protein MLRMKLLIVVVLVSYGVQARNANDNREFNKETNKKHGGSMLMEIAKELVQRSSTSSQVLNLNLSNLLLLLVLKAVVFSAGYLGHHGYKGRELEQENVVSEGEVALALGYFIGDKCLYRAACEEPRVAKEYLEAAEMILETMKLLPQGPPIEGKYEQTMADFRKAIEYGNKNICPPEYTCKKENIKNFLREERTSS from the exons ATGTTGAGGATGAAATTGTTGATCGTCGTGGTATTAGTGAGTTACGGGGTTCAGGCAAGAAACGCGAATGACAATCGTGAGTTTAATAAAGAAACGAACAAGAAACATGGTGGTTCTATGTTGATGGAGATTGCAAAAGAACTGGTTCAAAGATCATCGACCAGTAGTCAG gtGTTGAATCTCAACTTGTCGAATTTATTGCTCTTATTAGTACTAAAAGCAGTGGTGTTTAGTGCAGGATACTTGGGACACCATGGTTACAAAGGACGAGAATTAGAACAAG AAAACGTGGTATCTGAAGGAGAGGTCGCTCTAGCTTTAGGATATTTTATTGGGGACAAGTGTTTGTACCGAGCAGCTTGCGAAGAACCACGCGTTGCTAAAGAATATTTGGAAGCTGCAGAAATGATTCTCGAAACGATGAAATTGTTGCCTCA AGGACCGCCCATCGAAGGGAAGTACGAACAGACAATGGCGGACTTCCGGAAGGCCATCGAGTATGGCAATAAAAATATCTGCCCACCCGAGTACACTTGCAAAAAGGAAAATATCAAGAACTTTTTAAGAGAAGAACGAACATCATCGtaa
- the Or115 gene encoding odorant receptor 115, which produces MKFVGIWPEERKWNRPSSYLVLIAVLMMLCFITIPQTINLMLIWGDMDLVVENLSMGNITITISLLKTIAFWTNGKSLKSLLECMAKDWSTPVLKNEYESMKKIGKITRTIIMRSTIMCNTVVTAYGVLRMYSMKHTENKLFFRAYFPYDVDSTPNYQLTMFAQFLATMYAAITYTCVDTFVAMLILHICGQLSNLKEEIKKLSVQSEEDFQANLGKIVRKHQYLNRFAMQVENCFNMMLLVQMLGCTVQLCFQCFQAIMSFGVEEEKYLILQISFLIIYVIYVMLHLYLYCYVGERLTAEGLEIANAVYDSEWYNLSAKNTKLLILIICRAKTPLQITAGRFCSFTLELYFQILKTSMGYISVLCAMKN; this is translated from the exons ATGAAATTTGTTGGTATCTGGCCAGAGGAGAGAAAATGGAACCGACCATCGAGTTATCTGGTATTAATAGCAGTTTTAATGATGCTGTGCTTCATTACCATCCCGCAAACAATTAATCTCATGCTAATTTGGGGCGATATGGATTTGGTGGTGGAAAATTTATCGATGGGAAACATCACTATCACGATATCCCTTTTGAAAACGATCGCCTTTTGGACCAATGGcaaat CATTGAAGTCTCTGCTAGAATGCATGGCCAAAGACTGGAGCACACCTGTGTTAAAAAACGAGTATGAATCAATGAAGAAAATCGGGAAAATCACCAGAACGATCATCATGAGGAGCACCATAATGTGTAATACCGTAGTCACAGCCTATGGCGTTCTACGAATGTACTCCATGAAACATACCGAAAACAAATTGTTCTTCCGTGCCTATTTCCCTTACGACGTCGATTCCACCCCAAATTATCAACTGACTATGTTCGCTCAATTCCTGGCTACTATGTATGCAGCGATCACTTACACCTGTGTGGATACTTTCGTCGCTATGCTGATTTTGCATATTTGTGGACAATTGTCGAATTTGAAAGAAGAGATTAAAAAACTCTCGGTGCAGAGTGAAGAAGATTTTCAGGCCAACTTAGGGAAAATTGTTCGCAAACACCAGTACTTGAACAG ATTCGCGATGCAAGTAGAAAATTGTTTCAACATGATGCTTCTAGTTCAGATGCTCGGTTGCACCGTTCAATTGTGTTTCCAATGTTTCCAAGCTATCATG TCATTTGGCGTTGAAGAAGAGAAATACTTGATCCTTCAAATTAGTTTCCTGATAATCTATGTAATTTACGTGATGTTGCATCTGTATTTATATTGTTACGTGGGTGAAAGACTAACAGCCGAG GGTCTCGAGATAGCCAACGCGGTGTACGATTCCGAATGGTACAATTTATCAGCGAAAAATACAAAACTACTTATATTAATCATATGTAGAGCAAAAACGCCGTTGCAAATCACTGCAGGAAGATTTTGCTCCTTCACTTTGGAACTCTATTTTCAG ATTTTAAAAACCTCCATGGGTTACATTTCCGTTCTATGTGCGATGAAAAACTAA
- the LOC117606073 gene encoding uncharacterized protein LOC117606073, protein MDKIQITMFLTLLSLVLSSSSSADLPKPSYTRAMLKVSRSLPGETEELKVRTSEGNVATLIVKRREKSSDHSEDPQRTNLEETNKNITLDSSRPTRNESKTKEEIRKLEDAQIEQLRAKLSDSDNPKGFSKPENVSVNEKINMTKNDQSTNEKNIDYGNWTPLGIDGRAVQLEESTTEEYQSWKPLQTDLKTSTEERMNYARFDSTFPAGGLLLPRHFQDRSQRKLQLSEESEEKRYAFLPHQVQSTRTNIGANLSKNRNAKNVPAEVIVRSEINVKSSQKRSPMTLDRDGTPVIHGTRVPDEPMDKIQTWRNARVINNKLIPDRSSGEHFEVSSNFYPTENADRQRFERFFKNVNRRYGKDNEEEGKNVFFEWDPKIYKNEALKAEVYEPRNDNFRSSTHKRMLHPDGVTVYPVSQLYTPESQKIAPVALKPGARAPVLQYAHPELGVQPAKILKNEKRRPDNFPENQYSFTEQRQKKKYVLNDKNIIDTYTTKNYYPNQHFYGLKRPNDAPFWVKISENLKNQFSSGVERVSQFTRPVIDPLVEATHKISQNLGLSKGKEAQDKLDTVASGGSILIPALGLVASGAALGIGAVAVGRYLDVDVLKRSGEGLATEVNYQRSLNADQPFLKGLIDQESGTVYLLEKMEDPTISEQKDNVKSINNEDGVLMIVQDDQKMTDELETGSKDQVTNNGRRKRSLDYLDIFQAEGNLKNLVRNKRLQRKGPDSISEIVEIDLPARTEGHIDITEFLIPKITAQKEGHEEDKKNVDIMIVEDDSKPFESLKKLATDGDKNKLDVASRSTEDETKNSVDGKNERRKRSLESDQELEDALQNLENSEVAQVAHTDGDWTNTPCAKRLFCDAMIQRGSDAVTLMEKKMAALLGLIQPGAAAQVSSHFQQVMDAVRRHDCSNFLCPQARPGNVFF, encoded by the exons ATAACAATGTTCCTGACCCTGCTGAGTCTGGTGCTCTCCAGCTCCAGCAGCGCGGACCTTCCAAAGCCAAGTTACACCAGAGCGATGCTAAAAGTCTCAAGAAGTCTTCCAGGTGAGACAGAAGAGTTAAAAGTGCGAACAAGCGAAGGAAACGTGGCTACTTTAATCGTCAAAAGACGAGAGAAAAGCAGTGATCATTCCGAAGATCCTCAAAGAACCAACCTTGAAGAAACAAATAAGAACATCACGTTAGACTCGTCCAGACCGACGAGGAACGAGTCAAAGACTAAAGAAGAGATCAGAAAACTCGAAGACGCTCAAATCGAGCAGCTCAGAGCGAAATTATCAGACTCTGATAATCCAAAAGGCTTCTCGAAGCCTGAGAACGTGTCTGTTAATGAGAAAATTAATATGACCAAAAATGATCAATCTACAAATGAAAAGAATATTGATTATGGTAACTGGACGCCTCTAGGCATTGATGGAAGAGCTGTGCAATTGGAAGAATCAACCACCGAGGAGTATCAAAGCTGGAAACCGCTTCAGACTGACCTGAAGACGAGCACTGAAGAGCGAATGAATTATGCAAGGTTCGATTCCACTTTTCCAGCTGGTGGACTGTTATTACCGCGACATTTTCAAGACAGATCGCAAAGGAAGTTACAGCTGAGCGAAGAAAGCGAGGAGAAGCGTTACGCGTTTCTACCTCATCAGGTTCAATCGACAAGGACGAATATCGGTGCGAATTTATCGAAGAATAGGAACGCGAAAAACGTACCAGCGGAAGTGATCGTTCGATCCGAGATAAATGTGAAATCCAGTCAGAAGAGATCACCGATGACCCTCGACAGGGATGGGACACCTGTGATCCATGGGACGAGGGTACCTGATGAACCTATGGATAAGATTCAAACTTGGCGCAACGCGAGGGTGATCAATAATAAATTGATCCCTGATCGATCGAGTGGTGAACATTTCGAAGTGTCCAGCAACTTTTATCCCACGGAGAACGCGGATAGACAGAGGTTCGAGAGGTTCTTCAAGAACGTTAATAGAAG GTATGGCAAGGACAACGAGGAAGAAGGGAAAAATGTATTCTTCGAGTGGGACCCAAAGATCTACAAGAACGAGGCCCTGAAGGCCGAAGTGTACGAACCAAGAAACGACAACTTCCGTTCCAGCACCCACAAAAGGATGCTTCATCCCGACGGAGTGACCGTGTACCCTGTGTCCCAACTCTACACCCCAGAAAGTCAAAAGATCGCCCCGGTTGCTTTGAAACCAGGTGCCAGAGCACCTGTTCTCCAGTACGCCCATCCAGAACTGGGTGTCCAACCAGCGAAGATCCTGAAGAACGAGAAAAGACGACCAGATAACTTCCCAGAGAACCAGTACTCCTTCACGGAACAGAGGCAGAAGAAGAAGTACGTCCTGAATGACAAAAACATAATCGACACATACACTACAAAGAACTACTACCCCAATCAACATTTCTACGGTCTGAAGAGACCAAACGACGCCCCATTTTGGGTGAAGATCTCAGAGAACCTGAAGAACCAATTTTCCAGCGGTGTCGAAAGGGTCTCCCAGTTCACCAGGCCAGTGATCGACCCACTGGTGGAAGCCACCCACAAGATCTCCCAGAATCTGGGCCTGTCCAAAGGCAAGGAAGCTCAGGACAAGCTGGACACCGTTGCATCCGGAGGCAGCATCCTGATCCCGGCTCTGGGACTCGTGGCTTCCGGTGCTGCTCTTGGAATCGGAGCCGTAGCAGTTGGAAGGTACCTGGACGTCGATGTCCTGAAACGATCGGGCGAAGGATTAGCAACCGAAGTGAACTACCAGAGATCCCTAAACGCTGATCAGCCATTTCTGAAGGGATTAATCGATCAGGAATCAGGAACGGTGTATCTTCTGGAGAAGATGGAGGATCCAACTATTTCGGAGCAAAAAGATAACGTGAAATCAATAAATAATGAAGATGGAGTGTTGATGATCGTCCAAGATGATCAGAAGATGACAGATGAGCTAGAAACTGGGTCCAAGGATCAAGTAACGAATAACGGAAGAAGAAAACGTAGTCTGGACTACTTGGACATCTTCCAGGCAGAGGGTAACCTGAAGAATTTAGTGAGAAACAAACGTTTACAGCGAAAGGGGCCGGATTCGATCAGTGAGATCGTAGAAATTGATCTTCCAGCTCGTACAGAAGGACACATTGACATCACAGAGTTCCTTATTCCGAAGATAACCGCTCAGAAAGAAGGACACGAAGAGGATAAGAAGAATGTTGATATTATGATCGTAGAAGATGACTCTAAGCCTTTTGAATCGTTAAAGAAGTTGGCTACTGATggtgataaaaataaattagacgTTGCATCCAGGTCAACGGAGGATGAAACGAAGAATTCCGTGGATGGGaagaacgaaagaagaaagaggagtCTGGAAAGCGATCAGGAACTCGAAGATGCTCTtcagaatttagaaaattctgAAGTTGCTCAAGTGGCTCACACCGATGGCGATTGGACGAATACACCATGCGCGAAAAGATTATTCTGCGACGCCATGATTCAAAGGGGATCGGACGCGGTTACGTTGATGGAGAAGAAAATGGCTGCTCTTCTGGGTCT GATTCAGCCTGGAGCAGCTGCCCAGGTATCCAGCCATTTCCAACAAGTGATGGATGCGGTACGAAGACACGATTGTTCCAACTTCCTGTGTCCCCAGGCCAGGCCAGGGAACGTCTTCTTCTAG
- the LOC117606351 gene encoding odorant receptor 13a-like, which translates to MSIIGLWPEPYTKKSHWETCKAIIVLLLLILFGTGPQTANLFFIWGDVELMTENLCSANIPGINVLLKMLFSWYHRDTFESIIKSSYDDWNAPKTEEERETMINNAKVGRFISILGSILTGTMMTMNIILRSFIIITCDKNETRADHLAIYPGYFPYDIRKTSLCIFTNVGQAIAAYITTIAYTSIDTFIGILVIHICGQFEILKTKLERLMGDEDCGRDAEQIQKELVWIVKRHEDLNQSAAKIEECFNILLLMQMLLGTTQLCFQGFIFFSIVLKNDIGLLSGQILYFILFVLFILVHIYIYCYIGEKLLVQNREMSVSAYESNWFNVSPSESKCLLFIMQRSHRPLRLTAGKFSTFSIELFSTVNNTSIYLTFLANWRAAIEPLR; encoded by the exons ATGAGCATTATCGGTCTTTGGCCCGAACCGTACACTAAAAAAAGCCATTGGGAAACTTGCAAGGCTATAATAGTTCTATTGCTTCTAATACTTTTTGGAACGGGTCCTCAAACCgccaatttatttttcatatggGGAGACGTTGAACTGATGACTGAAAATTTGTGCTCAGCTAATATCCCCGGTATAAATGTGTTGTTGAAGATGCTGTTCTCTTGGTATCATAGAGACA CCTTCGAGTCCATAATAAAAAGCTCCTACGACGACTGGAATGCTCCAAAAACGGAGGAAGAAAGGGAGACCATGATAAATAATGCTAAGGTCGGAAGATTTATATCAATTTTAGGTTCGATATTAACAGGAACAATGATGACGATGAACATCATCCTTCGATCTTTTATAATCATCACTTGTGATAAAAACGAAACGAGAGCAGACCATTTGGCCATTTATCCTGGATATTTTCCTTACGATATTCGAAAAACATCATTATGTATTTTCACTAACGTGGGTCAAGCGATTGCTGCATATATAACCACGATTGCATACACTAGTATCGATACTTTTATTGGTATATTGGTGATTCACATATGTGGGCAATTTGAGATTTTGAAAACGAAATTGGAAAGATTAATGGGAGATGAAGATTGTGGAAGAGATGCAGAACAGATTCAAAAAGAGTTGGTCTGGATTGTGAAGAGACACGAAGATTTGAACCA atCAGCTGCCAAAATCGAGGAATGTTTTAACATATTATTACTCATGCAAATGTTACTCGGCACAACTCAACTCTGTTTTCAAGGTTTTATATTCTTTAGT ATAGTGTTAAAGAATGACATCGGATTGTTAAGTGGACAAATACTGTACTTTATACTGTTTGTCCTCTTTATCCTTGTGCACATATACATTTATTGTTACATCGGCGAGAAGCTTCTCGTTCAA AACAGAGAAATGAGCGTTTCTGCATACGAATCGAACTGGTTCAATGTTTCTCCATCGGAATCTAAGTGTCTTTTATTTATCATGCAAAGATCTCATCGACCCCTTCGCCTGACAGCAGGGAAATTTAGCACTTTTTCCATTGAATTATTTAGTACCGTAAATAATACCTCGATTTACTTAACTTTCCTGGCAAAT TGGCGAGCAGCGATTGAACCACTTCGATag
- the LOC117606076 gene encoding green-sensitive opsin, with product MSLNRSTVVLKDSIEEQISPVVYVGAAVGLGFIGFFGFTMNLLVGLVIVKDAQVLWTPVNVILVNLIVGDFLVASLGNPVAMVSAITGGWYWGYKVCLWYAWFMSTLGFASIGNLTVMAVERWLLVAKPVNALSIRHAMILGFFVWVYALCLSVPPLFGWGSYGPEAGNVSCSVSWEIHDPDTKSDSYIGFIFIFGLVIPVIVITTSYASIVLTLRKVRKRSGASGRREAKITKMVALMITAFLVAWSPYAALALAAQYFDAKPSASVAVLPALLAKSSICYNPIIYAGLNSQFPRSLKKIFDVRPARSSVPGSQNTALTNLNRQDQRN from the exons atgtctTTAAATCGTAGTACCGTGGTATTGAAAGATAGCATCGAGGAACAGATCAGTCCTGTGGTGTACGTGGGTGCCGCGGTTGGTCTTGGTTTCATCGGCTTCTTCGGCTTTACCATGAACCTTCTGGTGGGACTGGTGATCGTCAAGGATGCACAGGTCCTCTGGACACCCGTGAACGTTATCCTCGTTAATCTTATT GTAGGAGATTTTTTGGTAGCATCTCTTGGAAATCCAGTCGCCATGGTATCAGCGATCACTGGAGGGTGGTACTGGGGCTACAAAGTGTGTCTCTG gTACGCCTGGTTTATGTCCACCCTGGGATTCGCGAGTATCGGAAATTTAACCGTAATGGCTGTGGAAAGGTGGTTGCTGGTCGCCAAACCTGTGAATGCCTTGTCTATAAG GCACGCTATGATATTAGGTTTCTTCGTTTGGGTCTACGCGCTATGCCTCTCTGTACCACCCCTTTTCGGCTGGGGAAGCTACGGTCCCGAAGCCGGAAACGTATCCTGCAGCGTCTCCTGGGAAATTCATGATCCAGATACGAAAAGCGATAGTTACATaggtttcattttcatattcgGCCTTGTGATTCCTGTAATTGTGATCACGACCAGCTATGCGTCTATTGTGTTAACTTTGAGAAAAGTGAGGAAAAGATCAG gcGCTAGCGGAAGAAGGGAGGCGAAGATTACGAAAATGGTTGCATTAATGATAACGGCTTTCCTAGTCGCTTGGTCGCCGTACGCGGCTTTGGCACTCGCCGCACAATATTTCGAC GCAAAACCATCAGCATCTGTAGCAGTGCTTCCAGCATTATTAGCCAAATCATCCATCTGTTACAACCCCATCATCTACGCCGGTCTGAACAGTCAATTCCCTCGCTCGTTGAAGAAGATATTCGACGTACGACCGGCGAGGAGTTCGGTACCGGGTAGCCAAAACACGGCGTTGACGAATTTGAACAGACAAGATCAAAGAAACTGA